Genomic window (Gemmatimonadota bacterium):
GGCGCCCGTCCTTCTTGATGACGAGAACATTCGTGCGCTCGACATACTCGTAGGTCGTGAAGCGCGTCTCACACGCCAGGCACTCGCGGCGACGGCGAATCGCGTGGCCGTCGCGCGTCGTTCGGGAATCCACGACCTTGTTCTCCATGCTGGAACAGGAGGGGCATCTCATGCGTCAGCGCGCCTTCCCGGGAGCGCGAAGGAGTTCCTCCACGGCCCAGCGCTTTCCGTCGCGGAGGATTCTGGCCGCGCCGACGCGGGGATCATGCTCGAAGAACACGACGCACTCCTCGTCGACGGCGCGCGGAAGGAACGACTCCTTGAACGACAAGGTGTCCAGCGGGTAGAGATCGTACCCCATCACCCATGGAGCGGGGATGTGCGCCGCGGTCGGCATGTTGTCCGTCGGATAGAACGCGCACTCGTCTCCCGATTCCACGCGCACGCCGGTCAGTGACCGAACATGCCCTTTCATCAGAACCGTGCGCACGCCGGACGCTACCTCTACTTCCCCCTCCACCACATCGAGAAGGCCGGCTTCGCGAACCGGGACCCAGTTCTCGGGAAGGTAGCTGGCGCGGGACCGGGAGGTGGGATGCTCCGCGTCGTCGAGTTCCGCACGCTGCACGATGTGGCGCGCCTTCGGGAAGACGGGAACGACCTCGCCATCTCCGGCGCGTCGCGTGATCCCCCCCGCATGATCGAAGTGCAGGTGCGTCAGGACGACGGTATCGATGTCCTGTGGCGCAAGCCCCTGCTCCGAAAGAGAGGTGACGATGTCCGTCTCTCCGCCCAGCGCGAACATCTCCCGGAACGCCTCCGGCTCCTTTCGCCCGACCCCCGCATCCACGAGAATGTTCCGGCCCTCGACCCGGATGAGCAGGGCGTTGGTGCCGAGCGTGA
Coding sequences:
- a CDS encoding MBL fold metallo-hydrolase; this translates as MNIGSIRCDLVSDGTFRLDGGAMFGVVPRSLWERKTPPDSRNRITLGTNALLIRVEGRNILVDAGVGRKEPEAFREMFALGGETDIVTSLSEQGLAPQDIDTVVLTHLHFDHAGGITRRAGDGEVVPVFPKARHIVQRAELDDAEHPTSRSRASYLPENWVPVREAGLLDVVEGEVEVASGVRTVLMKGHVRSLTGVRVESGDECAFYPTDNMPTAAHIPAPWVMGYDLYPLDTLSFKESFLPRAVDEECVVFFEHDPRVGAARILRDGKRWAVEELLRAPGKAR